Genomic DNA from Prunus persica cultivar Lovell chromosome G1, Prunus_persica_NCBIv2, whole genome shotgun sequence:
CCCCAGCGTTTATGATGTTGAAAGGTTCCAATCACGATTGATAATGGGGAAGTAGCCCAATGTCATACATCACTCAAATCCACACTAGGTCCCTTGACTTTCCAATGCTAAGTGGTGGCTCTGCAAGAAAGAACATGAAAAGCAATTCAGTACACCTACTAtcagctttttcttttcttttgaatgtCTAGCTATATATGTGTTTCAGTGCATATGCGTGTTACTTTTATCCTTCTTTTGGCATGCATTTGTGAGTGGATGTCCAACGTCAAGCTTGAAGCATCAGATAAACAACTATGCTTCGAATGAGATAAAAACGGCATGCTTGCAATTTCAACGAAAAAACTAGGGATGTTTTCCTTGAAAGAAAACTGAGGATAGGCAGGGCATCTCCTGCAATCAGTGCCCACTTTCACGTCTCATGACTTCGGCTCAAGctcaaaattataattcaattccattgtttttatataaagtaaaagaccCAATTGCCATGTGGGCTGGTCAGGTCGTGTACAAGACTAGCGGCCCGGttcaatgttttctttctcttcctttttcttctctaatttttattttttagaagctatagtttaaattaatctaaactAAGAGCTctattaattatgttttttggattttattaaattttttattcttatgaAGTTGTGCCGTACATTCAAGGtaagagcatctacaatgGTTGTGTGTAAATTTGGAGGTGTAAAACCACTTTTACATCTCCTTTACACCTCCGGGGGATGtaaatgtgatttttgctTAAATGGAGAAGATGCAAATccaaatatgtatatttaattttcttgtgttaatttttttttccgttaactttttaaaattaattttgtgtgtgttaggtttattttatttttccaaaaaaatgaacccaaaaaaatttcaattcaaagaaGATATGGTTTCATAGAACTagaaccgttggatcgtacAGTACATTTAATCTGAACTATTGGTATCTTATCACGTTTTTGCACACAATTCAAgatccattatttttttgatttgCACACAAATCAAGACCCAACATGATAGGATTTGATCTCATCTTCAACCGTTGATCGCCATGTTACTTTGTTTGGAGAGTGTTCTTTTAGTTGCGCGTAGAGGAAGAGTAGCTCAACCTTTTTCAGCTGCTCTtctctctcagctctctcCTTATTTCTTGCGTGCAAGGTCCGTAAAGTGAGTGTAAAAATGGATGTAAATCAGCATCTTTTTATTTACATTTGGTGGCTAAAGTAAATATATAAGCATTTACATCCTCCCATTGCATCAATTTTCCGACAGCAATAGATGTAAATTTAGCATACATTCACCTTTACACACTACCAATATAGATGCTCTAAGGGTCGTTTTGAACAACAAACACCAATTCCAAATAAATGGATTTATCAAGtaaacataatatttttcacaattttgtggagtatttttttctttttgctctgCTATTTTACCAGCTCAACGTCcacctcttctttcttccatttGCAGTTGTTGCACCTGTGgctctatttatttttggaactCTATCTATATTTCTgattaagtaaatttaggtttcagccacaaaaaaaatttcacttttgaaaaaagccaaaatttttcccaaaaagacaaaaaaaacctctcaactttcaaaccaaagacattcAAATGTAAATAATTCcttaaaaaatccaaaaataataagggtatttttatccattttaatttctttcaaaaatatttttctctcatttggtctttttcaaaaatgtcCCTTCTgataatatgtatatatatgtgattaaAAAATCAGGTGGATTCTTGTAATAATTCAGTCGGCAAATCTAGAGGATGCAGGACCATTACGTACAGTTAGCCCCACTCAAAATCACGCACAGTCCCCCGTGAAGTGAAGGACCAACTTGACAAAGCTCCCAGGTCCCAGCACAGGCAGATTGTCTCTTCTTTTGGTCCACATAAAAACTCCAAATTTAGGTAAATTGTTAAGGATAATTCATCTAAAACACAatgcaaaaattcaaaaagaaaaatttatacacACATGTATATACTATCATTGGCGAGAATATTCCTACTTATTAGGGAAGTATTTTCCAATTGTTAGTCTCATCGATAGATGTACCTATTCCTTAGTGGGGTGAGCTTAATTAGTTGACTTGGCTTGTTAGCATAGATGatgtaaataacaaaaaagatagggtatagaaaaataaatatgatgatattgaagtaaggaaagaaaaaaaaaaacaaaaagatttgcaagcagaaaaggccaacttttttaattttatgtgcCGAAGACCTAAATTCATCCGaatcttatattttatttgagcTCCGATTATAATAACATTCTTATTTGTGAAATCTGTACGTGCACAAAAGCATATAATAAACTAGTATAGATGAAATGATGAGCAACAAAATATGGTAAACTTTATTGTGGTTCCAATCTACTTGGATAACCGTAGCTCAAAGCTATATAGAACTGTTGAACATTAAGCCTTAGAACTGGGCGCAGATGCTCATACACTTGGCACCTTCACAAACCCTAATACATTTATCACTGTTGGCGTTCGATATCTGGGGTGTGCATTGAAGAGTTTTCTTGCAAGGAATAGTCCAGCAACCCACAATCACGATGACGGCAAAGATTATAAATATACCCATGCAAAGTACGAAGTAGAACTCACGTAGATGATTTGTAACAACAGGAATGACCCTCCTTTTATGCCTTACTTCCGATTCATCCTTAATATCCAGGGTCGTAGGATGATGAGAAGCAACCTGTGGATGTTGAATATTTGTCGTATCCCAGTAGGTTAATATTTTAGTTTTGAGCCCTTGATCTGAAGGTGAAGTTTCTAGCTTGCTCAGATCACTTTCCAATTCAATGAGCTCACTCTTGGTTTGGTGTCTCTGCATGACGCTTCTTTTATAATTGCTTCCAATTACAAGCAATGAAACCAAGTTGAGTATAGCTGCTATCAGAGAGAGGCTGAAAAGGAACCAGCGATCTGAGCATCTGAGGGCTGAGGTGGCAGTGACGATAGCCCCCAAAATAATACCTTGAAAGACGAAGTAGTAGTTTGCAAGGTTGAAGGCGCTCGTTTGAAGTTGATGTACTTTATCATCCTGCTTCTCAATGGTAGTTAGCAACtcctgttttcttttctccatgttttctctcttttctttgtcACCATTTGGTGGGTATTGATGGTTAGCCATACTCAATCTATAAGAAAGCTAAAGATAAGAATGCAAGGAGGCTTAGAGTAATTAAATTCCCCTCCAACTCCATACAACTTATATACACAGAGATAATTCTGTTGGCCTTTTGAATTAGCCAATACGCTCTCACCAACCCTCGCACTCAGCTCCACACGTTATTACACAAGATACACTACAAAAGCCAACGGGATAGCAACCCCTAGGCATGAGTGCGTGTGAGTAACCCCCTTCCCCTTCCTACCTTCGACACAAGAAAAAGGGCATAAAGGATTTTGCATTGATGATGTTGTGGACCGAATCACccaaaaacagaggaaaaaaCATACTGAGGAAAGTGGGTCTAAGTGCTTCTCCATTTGAAGAGTGAGAACATCTCTTTGGCAAAGTTTACACCGTTCAAAGGGATTACGCTACAAACCTGCTTTTGCTTTACAGATCATCCACACACAAAAGCTTGAGCACATGTGGCTTAAAACAATTCAGTGATGAAAccatgaaaataattgaagatcTCTAGTCTGTAATTCAATCATTTCAAGCTCAAGGTCGTCTGGTGGAGGGGCCCCTAGTTTGTCTCTAATGATAATTCGCAATTGATAATGGGTCAGAAAAGTTTGAGACACTCTTCCTCTTTGGGATCATCTTTTCCACTAGAGAAAATGAGCTTCCTTTTCATATCTATGCGCGTCAAGATAACACAGAGCAACCTCGTATTGCGAATGCTCTGTTTACcagtgacaaaaaaaaatgacaaatatgCAACCCGAGCTCAATTGTAATTTTCTCCTATCTGGAGAAGGATGAGAGGGTGTAGCTTGTATGAGCAATGCCAACCGACATATTGcataattaaattgttaataTCAACTGCATAACTGATAATCTTATATCATATGtctaaataaagaaaaacaatccTTCTTCTCGAAGTTGTCTATCTACGTGGAACTCCATTCAAAACGAGTCTTGAATCAAAGTGGATTTGGACGGCTTGAAATACTATTTCtccaataaaatatgaaaaggcCATCTTATCAGTCACCATGATACTTTATTTCTTACAAAGTTTGAATAAAATTTGACCACAACTGCATCTATTATTAGAACTTGAATACTTTAGGGAAAAAAACACGCAATTGACTTTTTAGAGAGCCCAAaactattaaaaaattatttttttttaaacctcaCACGCTGACCCCAAACCTAGTAAAGGATGATGCATTCACCCTCAAATTCCAATGATATGGG
This window encodes:
- the LOC18792390 gene encoding uncharacterized protein LOC18792390; protein product: MANHQYPPNGDKEKRENMEKRKQELLTTIEKQDDKVHQLQTSAFNLANYYFVFQGIILGAIVTATSALRCSDRWFLFSLSLIAAILNLVSLLVIGSNYKRSVMQRHQTKSELIELESDLSKLETSPSDQGLKTKILTYWDTTNIQHPQVASHHPTTLDIKDESEVRHKRRVIPVVTNHLREFYFVLCMGIFIIFAVIVIVGCWTIPCKKTLQCTPQISNANSDKCIRVCEGAKCMSICAQF